One Prosthecodimorpha staleyi DNA window includes the following coding sequences:
- a CDS encoding acetyl-CoA hydrolase/transferase family protein has protein sequence MTPALAAALDRIRSGTTVLIPGAAGEPTAVIDALAADPGRAEGARFVSCAIPGVNRADIPARVPGAAVEGFFVPDSARAAYEAGRYRHVPIDYSAIPAHLAAHVDLAFATVAPPEAGMVSPGVAQDLIPDLAAGRARLIGLVNPAMPPARDGILLPVDRFDALVAVGDPLVEPEPAPPGTVAAAIAGHVAGLVADGAVVEVGIGRLGQAVLAELADRRGLSIHAGLIGERVLDLVEAGAVDTVTTGVAVGPLAFMRRAAADPRIRFRPIGHTHDATVLAALPRFHAINFAIEVDLFGQVNAERIGPRMAGGRGGLGDFARGARRSAGGRAIVALVSTAAGGTVSRIVPTLSPGPVSLAYGEVDCVVTEHGAAVIAGLPVDRVAEALIAIADPAARPTLAEAWQTLRRRM, from the coding sequence ATGACGCCCGCACTCGCCGCCGCGCTCGACCGCATCCGTTCCGGCACGACCGTCCTGATCCCGGGGGCGGCGGGCGAGCCGACCGCCGTGATCGATGCGCTCGCCGCCGATCCGGGCCGCGCCGAGGGGGCGCGCTTCGTCTCCTGCGCGATCCCCGGCGTCAACCGGGCCGACATCCCCGCCCGCGTGCCCGGAGCCGCGGTCGAGGGCTTCTTCGTGCCCGACAGTGCCCGGGCTGCTTACGAGGCCGGCCGCTACCGCCACGTCCCGATCGACTATTCGGCCATCCCGGCGCATCTCGCCGCCCATGTCGACCTCGCCTTCGCGACCGTGGCGCCGCCCGAGGCCGGCATGGTCTCGCCCGGCGTCGCACAGGACCTGATCCCGGACCTCGCCGCCGGCCGGGCCCGACTGATCGGCCTCGTCAATCCGGCCATGCCGCCGGCGCGCGACGGCATCCTCCTGCCGGTCGACCGCTTCGACGCGCTGGTCGCGGTCGGCGATCCGCTGGTCGAACCCGAACCCGCCCCGCCGGGCACCGTCGCCGCGGCGATCGCCGGCCATGTCGCCGGCCTGGTCGCCGACGGCGCGGTTGTCGAGGTCGGCATCGGCCGGCTCGGCCAGGCGGTGCTGGCCGAACTCGCCGACCGGCGCGGCCTGTCGATCCATGCCGGCCTGATCGGCGAACGGGTGCTGGATCTGGTCGAGGCCGGCGCGGTCGACACCGTCACCACCGGCGTCGCGGTCGGCCCGCTCGCCTTCATGCGGCGCGCGGCCGCCGATCCGCGCATCCGCTTCCGCCCGATCGGCCACACCCACGACGCGACCGTGCTCGCCGCCCTGCCGCGCTTCCACGCCATCAACTTCGCCATCGAGGTGGATCTGTTCGGTCAGGTCAATGCCGAGCGGATCGGCCCGCGCATGGCCGGCGGCCGCGGCGGTCTCGGCGATTTCGCCCGCGGCGCACGCCGCTCGGCCGGCGGCCGAGCGATCGTCGCGCTGGTCTCGACCGCCGCCGGCGGCACTGTCTCGCGCATCGTGCCGACCCTCTCGCCGGGGCCGGTCTCGCTCGCCTATGGCGAGGTCGACTGCGTCGTCACCGAGCATGGCGCCGCCGTGATCGCCGGCCTCCCGGTCGACCGCGTCGCCGAAGCCCTCATCGCCATCGCCGACCCGGCCGCCCGCCCAACCCTCGCCGAAGCCTGGCAGACCCTCCGCCGCCGGATGTGA
- a CDS encoding MmgE/PrpD family protein: protein MAALPDRAAAPVAPSAFASPEIARPVAERLAAFARAVDFGSLPAAVVDKATGCLTDFFGCVLEARPLPWGRQVAAYAGMQPAGPARVIGTDLSLGAGEAAFANGTLGHGLIREDMHVPACSHLGVVVWPTLLALAAGRRVAGPDLIAAAVAGYEIGARVGRALFDADLAARLRPTGTVGAIGAAAAGCRLLGLSQAETVSAIGYAANCAAGVNEWPWAGGTEVFFHAGFAARSAVTAVQLATTGAFASPTAIDGRAGLFAAHGRRERAAGIEPLGDGNYEILSVYWKPAPACNYVQTPCQVALDLVHQGVTADRVVRIEVASFTPALRYPGCDRSGPFPGILEAKMSIQYAIAATLVRGAVEEANYVRLDDPAVLRLAGLTELAVDPVFEVAYPERQGAGITVTLNDGRRVSARRDDVTAVDRSGVRERLRAAATTRLGAARADTLVDAIDGLAQGGDAATLVDLAVAS, encoded by the coding sequence ATGGCAGCCTTGCCGGACCGCGCCGCCGCCCCTGTCGCGCCCTCTGCATTCGCGTCCCCCGAAATCGCCCGGCCCGTCGCCGAGCGGCTCGCTGCCTTCGCGCGGGCCGTCGATTTCGGATCGCTCCCCGCCGCCGTCGTCGACAAGGCGACCGGCTGCCTGACGGATTTCTTCGGCTGCGTTCTGGAGGCGAGGCCGCTGCCCTGGGGCCGGCAGGTCGCCGCCTATGCGGGCATGCAGCCGGCCGGCCCGGCGCGCGTGATCGGCACGGATCTCTCGCTCGGCGCCGGCGAGGCGGCCTTTGCCAACGGCACGCTCGGCCACGGCCTGATCCGCGAGGACATGCATGTCCCGGCCTGCTCGCATCTCGGCGTGGTGGTCTGGCCGACCCTGCTGGCGCTGGCGGCCGGACGCCGCGTCGCCGGGCCGGACCTGATCGCCGCCGCCGTCGCCGGCTACGAGATCGGCGCCCGGGTCGGCCGCGCCCTGTTCGATGCCGATCTCGCCGCCCGCCTGCGACCGACCGGCACCGTCGGGGCGATCGGCGCGGCCGCGGCCGGCTGCCGGCTCCTCGGCCTGTCGCAGGCCGAGACGGTCTCGGCGATCGGCTATGCGGCCAATTGCGCGGCCGGCGTCAACGAATGGCCCTGGGCCGGCGGCACCGAGGTCTTCTTCCATGCCGGCTTCGCGGCCCGCTCGGCGGTCACTGCGGTGCAACTCGCCACGACCGGCGCCTTCGCGTCGCCGACCGCCATCGACGGCCGCGCCGGCCTGTTCGCCGCCCATGGCCGGCGCGAACGCGCCGCCGGCATCGAGCCGCTCGGCGACGGGAACTACGAGATCCTGTCGGTCTACTGGAAGCCGGCGCCGGCCTGCAACTATGTGCAGACGCCCTGTCAGGTGGCGCTCGATCTGGTCCACCAGGGCGTCACCGCGGACCGTGTCGTACGCATCGAGGTGGCGAGCTTCACGCCCGCCTTGCGCTACCCCGGCTGCGACCGGTCCGGCCCCTTCCCGGGCATCCTGGAGGCCAAGATGAGTATCCAGTACGCGATCGCGGCGACGCTGGTTCGCGGCGCGGTCGAGGAGGCGAACTATGTCCGGCTCGACGATCCCGCCGTGCTGCGCCTCGCCGGGCTCACCGAACTCGCCGTCGACCCGGTCTTCGAGGTCGCCTATCCGGAGCGCCAGGGCGCCGGCATCACGGTGACGCTCAACGACGGCCGCCGCGTCTCCGCCCGGCGCGACGACGTGACCGCGGTCGACCGTTCCGGCGTGCGCGAGCGGCTGAGGGCCGCCGCCACGACCCGGCTCGGCGCCGCGCGGGCCGACACCCTGGTCGACGCCATCGACGGTCTCGCCCAGGGGGGCGATGCCGCGACGCTGGTCGATCTGGCGGTGGCTTCGTGA
- a CDS encoding carboxymuconolactone decarboxylase family protein produces the protein MDQATYEKGLAIRTAVLGKDYVENAIKTADDFNRPLQELVTEYCWGAVWGRDGLDRKTRSFLNLAMLSALNRPHEIEVHVKGALNNGLSRAEICEVFLQVAIYCGVPAAVDSFRIARKVFAEIDGKK, from the coding sequence ATGGATCAGGCCACCTACGAGAAGGGTCTCGCCATCCGCACCGCGGTGCTCGGCAAGGACTATGTCGAGAATGCCATCAAGACCGCCGACGATTTCAATCGGCCGCTGCAGGAACTGGTCACCGAATATTGCTGGGGCGCGGTCTGGGGCCGCGACGGACTCGACCGCAAGACGCGCAGCTTCCTGAACCTGGCGATGCTGTCGGCACTCAACCGGCCGCACGAGATCGAGGTCCACGTCAAGGGCGCGCTCAACAACGGGCTGTCGCGCGCGGAGATCTGCGAAGTCTTCCTGCAGGTCGCGATCTATTGCGGCGTGCCGGCGGCGGTCGATTCCTTCCGCATCGCGCGCAAGGTCTTCGCCGAGATCGACGGCAAGAAGTGA
- a CDS encoding branched-chain amino acid aminotransferase: MGNKTIAYSRTWTFFEDAWHEGNVRIMGPRTHGAWLGSTVFDGARAFEGVTPDLDRHFERVNRSASNFRLKPVVSVEAWMTLAREGIAKFGPKPELYIRPMYWAENGYGGGVRFDPETTDWALSIYESPMPAPAGASVTLSPYRRPTAECAPVDAKAGCLYPNNARALMEADARGFTNCLLRDMLGNIAETANSNVFMARDGVVYTPAPNGTFLSGITRDRVIGLLRAAGVTVVETSLSYADFQTADEIFTSGNFAKVSPIVRIDERELQPGPFCRKARQLYWDFAHS; this comes from the coding sequence ATGGGCAACAAGACCATCGCCTATTCCCGCACCTGGACCTTCTTCGAGGATGCCTGGCACGAAGGCAACGTGCGCATCATGGGGCCGCGCACCCATGGCGCCTGGCTCGGCTCGACCGTGTTCGACGGCGCCCGCGCCTTCGAGGGCGTGACCCCGGATCTCGACCGTCATTTCGAGCGGGTCAACCGTTCGGCCAGCAATTTCCGCCTGAAGCCGGTGGTCTCGGTCGAGGCCTGGATGACGCTCGCCCGCGAAGGCATTGCCAAGTTCGGACCGAAGCCGGAGCTCTATATCCGGCCGATGTACTGGGCCGAGAACGGCTATGGCGGCGGCGTGCGCTTCGACCCCGAGACGACCGACTGGGCGCTCTCGATCTACGAAAGCCCGATGCCGGCACCGGCCGGCGCCTCGGTCACCCTGTCGCCCTATCGCCGCCCGACCGCCGAATGCGCGCCCGTCGACGCCAAGGCCGGCTGCCTCTATCCGAACAATGCCCGCGCGCTGATGGAAGCCGACGCCCGCGGCTTCACCAACTGCCTGCTGCGCGACATGCTCGGCAACATCGCCGAGACGGCCAATTCCAACGTCTTCATGGCCCGTGACGGCGTCGTCTACACGCCGGCGCCGAATGGCACCTTCCTGTCCGGCATCACCCGCGACCGCGTCATCGGGCTCCTGCGCGCCGCCGGCGTGACGGTCGTGGAAACCTCGCTTTCCTACGCCGATTTCCAGACCGCCGACGAGATCTTCACCTCCGGCAACTTCGCCAAGGTCTCCCCGATCGTGCGCATCGACGAGCGCGAATTGCAGCCCGGCCCCTTCTGCCGGAAGGCCCGCCAGCTCTACTGGGATTTCGCCCATTCCTGA
- a CDS encoding CaiB/BaiF CoA transferase family protein translates to MSSPRPGALAGIRVIELARLLPGNLAAQMLGDLGADVIKVEQPGAGDPMRDFPPMGARDSGVFLISNRNKRSITVDLKKPEGRAIVEKLAAGADVVLEGFRPGVADRLGVGDAALRAINPRLVYCALSGYGQTGPYRLVPGHDMNYLGIVGMLQLMSRRETGPFVPGPLIADIAGGSLMAVYGILAALLARTTTGEGQFVDVSMTDGAMALMVSHMAEWLYAGHEPRGGEYRNAGGSAPYEIYRCADGKYLTLGIIEDHFWSRLRQLLGRDDLPAEPFPGPEDAARAHAILTEAFATATRDEWVARLWQADISAGPVNSFAEAAADPQMRAREMVFEIDHPVEGRIPQLGFPVKFSGTPGTVTRPPPSLGEHNAEVLAELGYSAAAIAGLARDGTIG, encoded by the coding sequence GTGAGTTCGCCACGCCCCGGCGCGCTCGCCGGCATCCGCGTGATCGAACTCGCCCGCCTGCTGCCCGGCAACCTCGCCGCCCAGATGCTCGGCGATCTCGGCGCCGACGTGATCAAGGTCGAGCAGCCCGGGGCCGGCGACCCGATGCGCGACTTTCCGCCCATGGGGGCAAGAGATTCCGGCGTTTTCCTGATCTCCAACCGCAACAAGCGCTCGATCACGGTCGACCTGAAGAAGCCCGAGGGCCGTGCGATTGTCGAGAAGCTGGCGGCCGGCGCCGACGTCGTCCTGGAGGGTTTCCGGCCGGGCGTTGCCGACCGGCTCGGCGTCGGCGACGCGGCGCTCCGGGCGATCAACCCGCGGCTCGTCTATTGCGCGCTGTCCGGCTACGGCCAGACCGGCCCCTACCGGTTGGTGCCCGGCCACGACATGAACTATCTCGGCATCGTCGGCATGCTGCAGTTGATGTCGCGGCGCGAAACCGGCCCCTTCGTGCCCGGCCCGCTGATCGCCGACATCGCCGGCGGCAGCCTGATGGCGGTCTACGGCATCCTGGCGGCGCTGCTCGCTCGCACCACGACCGGCGAGGGCCAGTTCGTCGACGTTTCGATGACCGACGGCGCCATGGCGCTGATGGTCTCGCACATGGCCGAATGGCTCTATGCCGGACACGAGCCGCGCGGCGGCGAATACCGCAATGCCGGCGGCTCGGCGCCCTACGAGATCTACCGCTGCGCCGACGGCAAATACCTGACCCTCGGCATCATCGAGGATCATTTCTGGTCGCGCCTGCGCCAGCTGCTCGGCCGCGACGACCTGCCGGCCGAGCCTTTCCCGGGTCCGGAGGACGCCGCCCGCGCGCATGCCATCCTGACCGAGGCCTTCGCCACCGCGACCCGCGACGAATGGGTCGCCCGCCTCTGGCAGGCCGACATCTCCGCCGGCCCGGTCAACAGCTTCGCCGAGGCCGCCGCCGATCCGCAGATGCGCGCGCGAGAGATGGTGTTCGAGATCGACCACCCGGTCGAGGGCCGCATTCCGCAGCTCGGCTTCCCGGTCAAGTTCTCCGGCACGCCCGGCACCGTCACCAGGCCGCCGCCGAGCCTTGGCGAGCACAATGCCGAGGTGCTGGCCGAACTCGGCTATTCGGCCGCGGCGATCGCCGGGCTGGCCCGCGACGGGACGATCGGATGA
- a CDS encoding NAD(P)-dependent oxidoreductase, producing the protein MAHEIGFIGLGNMGTPMVRRLIAAGHRLIVTDVRPETARALEAEGARAVGSAREVADAAETVMVSLPFPKVVEEVAAAVAEGSRVRRFVDLSTTGSITSQRVAAMLATKGIVHLDSPVSGGIAGAVNGTLAVMVSGPRADYDLIQDALGQIGKLFFIGEKTGIAQTMKLANNLLSATALAATSEAVVMGVKAGIDPAVMIDVINTGSGRNSASQDKFPRSILPRTFDFGFATGLLYKDLKLCMEEAEALGAQMWVGMAVKQMYQLCNNLHGAGSDFTEIVKVPEAWAGVEVGPVPKKG; encoded by the coding sequence ATGGCGCACGAGATCGGCTTCATCGGCCTCGGCAATATGGGGACGCCGATGGTCCGGCGTCTCATCGCCGCCGGTCACCGTCTGATCGTCACCGACGTCCGGCCGGAGACGGCCCGGGCGCTGGAGGCCGAGGGCGCGCGCGCCGTCGGCTCGGCCCGGGAGGTCGCCGACGCGGCCGAGACCGTGATGGTCTCGCTGCCCTTCCCAAAGGTGGTCGAGGAGGTCGCCGCGGCGGTGGCAGAGGGCTCCCGCGTGCGCCGCTTTGTCGACCTGTCGACGACCGGCTCGATCACCTCGCAGCGCGTGGCGGCGATGCTGGCGACGAAGGGCATCGTCCATCTCGACAGCCCGGTCTCGGGCGGCATCGCCGGGGCCGTCAACGGCACGCTCGCCGTGATGGTGTCCGGCCCGCGCGCCGACTACGACCTGATCCAGGACGCGCTCGGACAGATCGGCAAGCTGTTCTTCATCGGCGAGAAGACCGGCATCGCGCAGACCATGAAGCTCGCCAACAACCTCCTGTCCGCGACCGCCCTGGCGGCGACCTCGGAGGCGGTCGTGATGGGCGTCAAGGCCGGCATCGACCCGGCCGTGATGATCGACGTGATCAACACCGGCTCGGGCCGCAATTCCGCCTCGCAAGACAAGTTCCCGCGCTCGATCCTGCCGCGCACCTTCGATTTCGGCTTTGCGACCGGGCTTCTCTACAAGGACCTCAAGCTCTGCATGGAGGAGGCGGAGGCGCTCGGCGCGCAGATGTGGGTCGGCATGGCGGTCAAGCAGATGTACCAGCTCTGCAACAACCTGCATGGCGCAGGCTCCGACTTCACCGAGATCGTCAAGGTGCCGGAAGCCTGGGCGGGCGTCGAGGTCGGCCCCGTGCCGAAGAAGGGCTGA
- a CDS encoding DUF4286 family protein, producing MPNKGLLLVMMQASPDFEDEFNAWYDTQHVPERLAVPGITTAHRFEAESGWPKYLALYDLDSVAVLDSSAYARVSGANNSPWTRRVLSRVDARRIVCEQIGPGSEAVTAAPRVAVLRFAGVPETARPEVAAGLARSFGGMPGIRQVRLFADTEAAGTLYAVIAGTLPPLAIFDPAAFGPWQNAIDLTNGYAARAPRG from the coding sequence ATGCCGAACAAGGGCCTTCTCCTGGTGATGATGCAGGCCTCGCCGGATTTCGAGGACGAGTTCAACGCCTGGTACGATACCCAGCACGTCCCAGAGCGTCTGGCCGTTCCGGGCATCACCACGGCGCATCGTTTCGAGGCCGAGAGTGGTTGGCCGAAATATCTCGCGCTCTACGATCTCGATTCCGTCGCGGTCCTGGACAGTTCGGCCTATGCGCGCGTCTCCGGGGCCAACAACAGCCCCTGGACGCGGCGCGTGCTGTCGCGTGTCGACGCCCGGCGCATCGTCTGCGAGCAGATCGGCCCGGGTTCGGAGGCGGTCACTGCGGCCCCGCGCGTCGCGGTCCTGCGCTTCGCCGGCGTGCCGGAGACCGCCCGTCCGGAGGTCGCGGCCGGGCTCGCCCGCTCCTTCGGCGGGATGCCCGGCATCCGCCAGGTCCGCCTCTTCGCCGATACCGAGGCGGCCGGAACCCTTTATGCCGTCATCGCCGGCACCCTGCCGCCGCTCGCGATCTTCGACCCCGCCGCCTTCGGCCCGTGGCAGAATGCGATCGATCTGACCAACGGCTACGCCGCCCGCGCCCCGCGGGGGTGA
- a CDS encoding aldehyde dehydrogenase — MKTYQLYIDGRFVDAEGGRTFETVDPYRGEVWAHVAHAGAADVDRAVQAADAARRGEWGRMSASKRGRLLMRLADLIEAEAPRLAEIEVRDNGKLYAEMSGQTRYIAEWYRYFGGLADKIEGAVIPSDKADVLNFTRLEPVGVVAMITAWNSPLMLLTWKLAAALAAGCTAVIKPSEFTSASTLEFMPLFEQAGFPPGVVNTVTGFGADTGAALVSHDKVAKVAFTGSDATGQKIYEMAARGMKQVSLELGGKSPNIVFEDADLEAAVMGAISGIFAATGQTCIAGSRLLLQRSIHDRFMERLIEVARSARIGDPMSPETHVGPVTTPPQYRKVLDYIEIAKAEGARCVLGGNPYGGEGAWVGGRTGGQFVEPTIFTEVRNDMRIAQEEVFGPVLAVIPFDDEADAIRIANDVKFGLAAGVWTRDLGRAVRLSERLEVGMVWVNTYRMVSYTSPFGGVKRSGIGRESGMESIREWLHVKSVWFAASSSVANPFIMR, encoded by the coding sequence ATGAAGACCTATCAGCTCTATATCGACGGCCGCTTCGTGGATGCCGAGGGCGGGCGGACCTTCGAGACCGTCGATCCCTATCGCGGCGAAGTCTGGGCCCATGTCGCCCATGCGGGCGCGGCCGATGTCGACCGGGCCGTCCAGGCCGCCGATGCGGCGCGGCGCGGCGAATGGGGCCGCATGTCGGCGTCGAAGCGCGGCCGGCTCCTGATGCGGCTCGCCGACCTGATTGAGGCCGAGGCGCCGCGCCTTGCCGAGATCGAGGTGCGCGACAACGGCAAGCTTTATGCCGAGATGTCCGGCCAGACCCGCTACATCGCGGAATGGTATCGCTATTTCGGCGGACTGGCGGACAAGATCGAGGGCGCCGTGATCCCGTCGGACAAGGCCGACGTGCTCAACTTCACCCGGCTGGAGCCGGTCGGCGTCGTCGCCATGATCACGGCCTGGAACTCGCCCCTGATGCTCCTGACCTGGAAGCTCGCCGCCGCGCTGGCGGCCGGCTGCACGGCGGTGATCAAGCCGTCCGAGTTCACGTCGGCCTCGACCTTGGAATTCATGCCGCTGTTCGAGCAGGCCGGCTTCCCGCCGGGCGTCGTCAACACGGTGACGGGCTTCGGGGCGGATACCGGCGCGGCGCTGGTCTCCCACGACAAGGTTGCCAAGGTCGCCTTCACGGGCTCGGATGCGACGGGGCAGAAGATCTACGAGATGGCCGCGCGCGGCATGAAGCAGGTCTCGCTCGAACTCGGCGGCAAGTCGCCCAACATCGTGTTCGAGGATGCCGACCTGGAGGCCGCCGTGATGGGCGCGATCTCGGGCATCTTCGCCGCCACCGGCCAGACCTGCATCGCCGGCTCGCGCCTGCTGTTGCAGCGCTCGATCCACGACCGCTTCATGGAGCGCCTGATCGAGGTCGCCCGCTCGGCCCGGATCGGCGACCCGATGAGCCCGGAGACCCATGTCGGCCCGGTCACCACGCCGCCGCAATACCGCAAGGTGCTTGACTATATTGAGATCGCCAAGGCGGAGGGCGCGCGCTGCGTGCTCGGCGGCAACCCCTATGGGGGCGAGGGCGCCTGGGTCGGGGGGCGGACGGGCGGGCAGTTCGTCGAGCCGACCATCTTCACCGAGGTGCGCAACGACATGCGCATCGCCCAGGAGGAGGTGTTCGGGCCGGTCCTCGCCGTCATTCCGTTCGACGACGAGGCCGATGCGATCCGCATTGCCAACGACGTGAAGTTCGGCCTCGCCGCCGGCGTCTGGACCCGCGATCTCGGCCGCGCCGTGCGGCTGTCCGAGCGGCTCGAGGTCGGCATGGTCTGGGTCAATACCTACCGGATGGTCAGCTACACCTCGCCCTTCGGCGGCGTGAAGCGCTCCGGCATCGGCCGCGAGAGCGGCATGGAGTCGATCCGGGAATGGCTGCACGTCAAGTCGGTCTGGTTCGCCGCCTCGTCGAGCGTCGCCAATCCCTTCATCATGCGTTGA
- a CDS encoding N-acyl homoserine lactonase family protein — protein sequence MRDDQYRIHMIRYARSERNRPANFFGGDPHNTPMPIDYFVWVLSNGARTIVVDTGFDEAVGRRRQRETIHPVGEGFRAIGLDPGTVSDVIVTHMHYDHAGNHDLLPGARYHVQDCEMAYVTGRCMCHHLLRHPFEEEDVVAMVRKVYQGRVEFHDGTGTVAPGVTVHKVGGHSRGLQIVRVETERGPVVLASDASHYYEHIENDRAFSVLVDLSELLEGYRTIRKLAPSMKHVVPGHDPAVFDRYPAAGPGLEGWAIRVDLEPNR from the coding sequence ATGCGCGACGACCAGTACCGGATCCACATGATCCGCTATGCCCGCTCGGAGCGAAACCGGCCGGCCAACTTCTTCGGCGGCGACCCGCACAACACGCCGATGCCGATCGACTACTTCGTCTGGGTGCTGTCCAACGGCGCCCGCACGATCGTGGTCGATACCGGCTTCGACGAGGCGGTCGGGCGGCGCCGGCAGCGGGAGACGATCCATCCGGTCGGGGAGGGGTTCCGGGCGATCGGGCTCGATCCCGGCACGGTCTCCGACGTGATCGTGACGCATATGCATTACGACCACGCCGGCAATCACGACCTCCTGCCGGGCGCACGCTACCACGTGCAGGATTGCGAAATGGCCTATGTCACGGGCCGCTGCATGTGCCACCACCTGCTGCGCCACCCCTTCGAGGAGGAGGACGTGGTCGCCATGGTGCGCAAGGTCTATCAGGGCCGGGTCGAGTTCCACGACGGCACCGGCACGGTCGCGCCGGGCGTCACCGTCCACAAGGTCGGCGGCCACTCGCGCGGGCTGCAGATCGTCCGCGTCGAGACCGAGCGCGGCCCGGTCGTGCTCGCCTCGGATGCCTCGCACTACTACGAGCATATCGAGAACGACCGCGCCTTCTCGGTCCTGGTCGATCTCTCCGAACTGCTCGAGGGCTACCGCACCATCCGCAAGCTGGCCCCGAGCATGAAGCATGTCGTGCCCGGCCACGATCCGGCGGTGTTCGACCGCTACCCCGCCGCCGGCCCCGGCCTCGAAGGCTGGGCGATCCGGGTCGACCTGGAGCCGAACCGGTAG
- a CDS encoding CaiB/BaiF CoA transferase family protein yields MSEPVAPRRCADAASGLGRELDGMLVVSIEQAVAAPYCGLLLADAGARVIKVERPGGDFARGYDRLAAGQSAYFVWLNGGKQSVVLDLDRPDDFALLDAMLVRADIFLHNLAPGALERRGLTGERLRRTNPGLVTCEITGYGRDGPYAAMKAYDLLVQAETGLCAVTGTGEAPARVGVSICDIATGQTAFSAILRALLLRGRTGQGSDLSIAMFDVLADWMNVPLLVQRHQGRPPARVGVAHATLAPYGLYAAADGEDILIAVQNEREWVALATRVLGRPDLATDPRFSDNSARVANRTALAIEIEAVFGRHRRDALIALLTEAGIACARLNTVADLADHPQLRARTVSAGPVEIDLAALPVGTGAHLGRVPDLDEHGAAIRAEFAAAAALG; encoded by the coding sequence ATGTCCGAACCCGTCGCTCCCCGCCGATGCGCCGATGCCGCTTCGGGTCTCGGGCGGGAGCTCGACGGCATGCTGGTGGTTTCGATCGAGCAGGCGGTCGCGGCGCCCTATTGCGGGCTGCTGCTCGCCGATGCCGGTGCGCGGGTGATCAAGGTCGAACGGCCGGGCGGCGATTTCGCGCGCGGCTACGACCGGCTGGCGGCCGGGCAGAGCGCCTATTTCGTCTGGCTGAACGGCGGCAAGCAGTCGGTCGTACTCGATCTCGACCGGCCGGACGACTTCGCCCTGCTCGACGCGATGCTCGTCCGGGCCGACATCTTCCTGCACAATCTCGCTCCCGGCGCGCTGGAGCGGCGCGGGCTGACCGGCGAACGCCTGCGCCGGACCAATCCGGGCCTGGTCACCTGCGAGATCACTGGCTATGGCCGCGACGGTCCCTATGCGGCGATGAAGGCCTACGATCTCCTGGTCCAGGCCGAGACCGGGCTCTGCGCGGTGACCGGCACGGGCGAGGCGCCGGCGCGGGTCGGGGTCTCGATCTGCGACATCGCCACCGGCCAGACGGCCTTCTCGGCGATCCTGCGCGCGCTCCTCCTGCGCGGACGGACCGGGCAGGGCAGCGACCTGTCGATCGCCATGTTCGACGTGCTGGCCGATTGGATGAACGTGCCGCTTCTGGTGCAGCGCCACCAGGGCCGGCCGCCGGCGCGCGTCGGCGTCGCCCATGCCACGCTGGCACCCTACGGGCTCTATGCCGCGGCGGACGGCGAGGACATCCTGATCGCGGTCCAGAACGAGCGCGAATGGGTAGCGCTGGCGACCCGCGTGCTCGGCCGGCCGGATCTGGCGACCGATCCGCGCTTCTCCGACAATTCCGCCCGGGTCGCCAACCGGACCGCGCTTGCGATCGAGATCGAAGCGGTCTTCGGCCGGCACCGCCGCGACGCGCTCATCGCCCTCCTGACGGAGGCCGGGATCGCCTGCGCACGGCTGAACACGGTCGCCGATCTCGCCGACCATCCGCAGCTGCGCGCGCGGACGGTCTCGGCCGGCCCGGTCGAAATCGATCTCGCCGCCCTGCCGGTCGGGACGGGCGCGCATCTCGGGCGGGTGCCCGATCTCGACGAGCATGGCGCCGCGATCCGCGCCGAATTCGCCGCTGCCGCGGCGCTGGGGTGA